The following are encoded together in the Gorilla gorilla gorilla isolate KB3781 chromosome 14, NHGRI_mGorGor1-v2.1_pri, whole genome shotgun sequence genome:
- the LOC115930451 gene encoding dehydrodolichyl diphosphate synthase complex subunit NUS1-like has product MRRVYELVRRVLHALLCLHRTLTSWLRVPFGTWNWIWRRCCRAASAAVLAPLGFTLRKPPAVGRNRRHHRHPRGGSCLAVALHRMRWRADGRSLEKLPVHMGLVITEVEQEPSFSDIASLVVWCMAVGISYISVYDHQGIFKRNNSRLMDEILKEQQELLGLDCSKYSPEFANSNDKDDQVLNCHLAVKVLSPEDRKADIVIAAQYFCQLVAQKQKRPTDVDVDTLGSLLSSNGCPDPDLVLKFGPVDSTLGFLPWHIRLTEIVSLPSHLNISYEDFFSALRQYAACERRLGK; this is encoded by the coding sequence ATGAGGCGGGTGTACGAGCTGGTGCGGCGGGTGCTGCACGCGCTGCTCTGTCTGCACCGGACGCTCACCTCCTGGCTCCGCGTTCCGTTCGGCACCTGGAACTGGATCTGGCGGCGCTGCTGCCGCGCCGCCTCTGCCGCGGTCCTAGCGCCGCTCGGCTTCACGCTCCGCAAGCCCCCGGCAGTCGGCAGGAACCGCCGTCACCACCGGCACCCGCGCGGGGGGTCGTGCCTGGCAGTCGCACTCCACCGGATGCGCTGGCGCGCGGACGGTCGTTCCTTGGAGAAGCTGCCTGTGCATATGGGCCTGGTGATCACCGAGGTGGAGCAGGAACCCAGCTTCTCGGACATCGCGAGCCTCGTGGTGTGGTGTATGGCCGTGGGCATCTCCTACATTAGCGTCTACGACCACCAaggtattttcaaaagaaataattcCAGATTGatggatgaaattttaaaagaacagcaAGAACTTCTGGGCCTAGATTGTTCAAAATACTCACCAGAATTTGCAAATAGTAATGACAAAGATGATCAAGTTTTAAATTGCCATTTGGCAGTGAAGGTGCTGTCTCCGGAAGATAGAAAAGCAGATATTGTAATAGCTGCTCAGTACTTTTGCCAGTTAGTAGCCCAGAAGCAAAAGAGACCCACAGATGTGGATGTAGATACGTTAGGCAGTTTACTTAGTTCAAATGGTTGTCCTGATCCTGATTTAGTATTGAAGTTCGGTCCTGTGGACAGCACATTAGGCTTTCTTCCCTGGCACATCAGATTGACTGAGATTGTCTCTTTGCCTTCCCACCTAAACATCAGTTATGAGGACTTTTTCTCTGCCCTTCGTCAATATGCAGCCTGTGAACGGCGTCTGGGAAAGTAG